From the Buteo buteo chromosome 1, bButBut1.hap1.1, whole genome shotgun sequence genome, one window contains:
- the NPY2R gene encoding neuropeptide Y receptor type 2: MGPLEAVGEGNQTDEMKMELFTKLYLPRYTTPLNELALDPKPELKDSTTLVEVQIILIFAYCSIILLGVIGNSLVIHVIIKFKSMRTVTNFFIANLAVADLLVNTLCLPFTLVYTLLGEWKLGPVLCHLVPYAQALAVHVSTVTLTVIALDRHRCIVYHLESKISKRISFLIIGVAWAISALLASPLAIFREYSLIEIIPDFKIVVCSEKWPGEGQLNYGTIYSISMLLIQYVLPLAIISYAYTRIWTKLKNHVSPGAGNDHYHHRRQKTTKMLVCVVVVFAVSWLPFHTFQLVSDIDSQVLDLKEYKLIYTVFHVIAMCSTFANPLLYGWMNNNYRTAFLTAFQCEQRLDSIHPEVSAAFKARKKLEAKRIQFPGDSFTQPTNV, from the coding sequence ATGGGGCCCCTGGAAGCAGTAGGTGAAGGAAACCAGACggatgaaatgaaaatggagcTGTTCACCAAGCTGTACTTGCCGAGATACACCACACCGCTCAACGAATTGGCTCTGGACCCTAAACCAGAACTGAAGGACAGCACAACGCTAGTTGAAGTGCAGATAATCCTCATCTTTGCTTACTGCTCCATCATCCTGCTGGGGGTGATTGGAAACTCCCTTGTGATCCATGTGATCATCAAGTTCAAAAGCATGCGCACAGTGACCAACTTCTTCATTGCCAACCTGGCTGTGGCTGACCTGCTGGTGAATACGTTGTGCCTGCCCTTCACTTTGGTTTACACGCTGTTGGGTGAATGGAAACTGGGCCCGGTCTTGTGCCACCTGGTGCCTTATGCCCAGGCTCTTGCTGTGCATGTGTCTACCGTTACTTTGACTGTGATCGCTTTGGATCGGCATCGCTGCATTGTCTACCACCTGGAAAGCAAAATCTCGAAGCGCATCAGCTTCCTCATTATAGGAGTTGCCTGGGCAATCAGTGCCCTGTTGGCAAGTCCTCTGGCCATCTTCCGTGAGTACTCCCTGATTGAGATCATTCCTGACTTCAAGATTGTGGTCTGCTCTGAGAAGTGGCCAGGGGAGGGGCAGCTCAACTATGGCACCATCTACAGCATCTCCATGCTCCTGATCCAGTACGTGCTGCCGCTGGCCATCATCTCCTATGCCTACACCCGTATTTGGACCAAACTCAAGAACCATGTTAGTCCTGGGGCGGGGAATGACCACTACCACCATCGGCGGCAGAAAACCACCAAGATGCTGGTGTGTGTGGTTGTGGTGTTTGCCGTCAGCTGGCTGCCATTTCACACCTTCCAGCTAGTCAGTGACATTGACAGTCAGGTGTTAGACCTGAAAGAGTACAAACTGATCtacacagtgtttcatgtcatTGCCATGTGCTCAACGTTTGCTAACCCCCTTCTCTATGGCTGGATGAATAACAACTACAGGACGGCCTTCCTCACGGCCTTCCAGTGCGAACAGCGGCTGGACTCCATCCACCCTGAAGTATCAGCAGCTTTCAAAGCCAGGAAGAAACTAGAAGCAAAAAGGATTCAGTTCCCTGGAGACTCTTTCACACAACCTACCAATGTCTAA